Proteins found in one Kangiella sediminilitoris genomic segment:
- a CDS encoding M48 family metallopeptidase, giving the protein MISETSPAFDYEVIRSNRRTLSIEVHHQKVKVRAPQGAPDDWIEGFVYQKAKWIARKLLEQADKQADRLKLQTGEIISFIGKTHRLVIEKGANRISLDNDKLVITNREPTYETVKKQLDRWLLSQAKEWLPERVEKIAARLGFSSKLKGVRFRKTKTQWGHCTRQGIVQLNQLILLTPMYVIEYLIIHELTHLKHLNHSKRFWKQVELNCPDYLRAEDWLKQHGHSVWY; this is encoded by the coding sequence ATGATAAGCGAAACCAGCCCAGCATTTGATTATGAAGTGATTCGCAGTAACAGGCGGACCTTATCTATTGAAGTGCATCACCAGAAAGTAAAAGTTAGGGCCCCACAGGGTGCTCCTGATGATTGGATTGAGGGTTTTGTTTACCAAAAGGCGAAATGGATAGCGCGCAAACTTTTAGAACAAGCAGATAAGCAAGCAGATCGATTAAAGCTTCAAACCGGTGAGATTATTAGCTTTATAGGCAAGACTCACCGTCTGGTTATAGAAAAGGGGGCAAATCGAATCTCTTTAGACAATGATAAGTTAGTCATTACCAATAGGGAGCCGACGTACGAAACTGTAAAGAAGCAACTTGATCGATGGCTACTGTCGCAAGCTAAGGAGTGGTTGCCTGAGAGGGTAGAAAAAATCGCTGCCAGGTTGGGTTTTTCCTCAAAACTCAAAGGTGTTCGTTTTCGTAAAACCAAAACACAGTGGGGGCACTGTACCCGTCAGGGAATAGTGCAGTTGAATCAATTGATATTACTGACACCTATGTATGTGATCGAATATCTGATTATTCACGAGCTTACACACTTGAAGCATCTCAATCACTCAAAACGCTTCTGGAAGCAGGTAGAATTGAATTGCCCTGATTATTTACGTGCGGAAGATTGGTTAAAGCAACATGGGCACAGCGTTTGGTATTAG
- the trhO gene encoding oxygen-dependent tRNA uridine(34) hydroxylase TrhO, with product MSTSAPNAAAKPIVVCALYKFVTLEDFENIRQPLLDVMLENDVKGTLLLAKEGINGTVAGTREGIDNLLAWLKSDERLAELDYKESFDESMPFYRTKVKLKKEIVTMGVEGINPKEVVGTYVKPKDWNELISDPEVLLIDTRNDYEVGIGTFKGAVNPKTETFREFPDYVKENLDPEKHKKVAMFCTGGIRCEKSTAYLKEQGFENVFHLEGGILKYLEEVDKEETLWEGECFVFDNRVAVDHDLQKGQYDQCHACRMPITEEEMQHEKYEKGVSCPHCYDSQTPEQRQRYIERERQVQLAKARGEKHIGSDVITSIAKRRQWKKQAKQQQAAQTQMKGE from the coding sequence ATGTCTACATCTGCTCCAAATGCAGCTGCAAAGCCTATTGTAGTCTGCGCACTTTACAAGTTTGTAACTCTCGAAGATTTTGAAAATATTCGTCAGCCTTTATTAGATGTCATGCTCGAAAATGATGTCAAAGGCACTCTTTTACTCGCTAAAGAAGGTATCAACGGCACGGTTGCCGGTACCAGAGAAGGTATTGATAACCTGCTGGCGTGGCTTAAAAGTGACGAGCGTTTAGCTGAGCTTGACTACAAGGAATCCTTCGATGAATCAATGCCGTTTTACCGCACGAAAGTAAAACTGAAGAAAGAAATTGTAACCATGGGCGTTGAGGGTATTAATCCAAAAGAAGTCGTGGGAACCTACGTTAAGCCAAAAGACTGGAATGAGCTCATTTCTGATCCAGAGGTACTTTTGATTGATACTCGTAATGACTACGAAGTTGGGATCGGTACATTCAAAGGCGCGGTAAATCCTAAAACAGAAACTTTCCGTGAGTTTCCGGACTATGTAAAAGAAAACCTTGATCCGGAAAAACATAAGAAAGTGGCCATGTTCTGTACCGGGGGTATTCGTTGTGAAAAATCGACTGCTTACCTGAAAGAACAGGGTTTTGAAAATGTGTTCCACCTTGAAGGCGGAATTCTGAAGTATCTTGAAGAAGTTGATAAAGAGGAAACCCTTTGGGAAGGCGAGTGTTTTGTTTTTGATAACCGGGTAGCGGTCGATCACGATCTTCAAAAAGGTCAATACGACCAGTGTCATGCATGCCGCATGCCGATTACAGAAGAAGAAATGCAGCATGAAAAATATGAGAAGGGTGTGAGTTGTCCGCATTGTTATGACAGCCAGACTCCAGAGCAACGTCAGCGCTATATCGAACGTGAAAGGCAGGTTCAATTGGCAAAAGCTCGGGGAGAAAAGCACATCGGTTCAGACGTTATTACGTCAATTGCTAAGCGCCGCCAATGGAAAAAGCAGGCTAAGCAACAGCAGGCTGCGCAAACACAGATGAAGGGTGAATAG
- the arfB gene encoding alternative ribosome rescue aminoacyl-tRNA hydrolase ArfB, with product MSLFISKNISLGDYEIELQAIRAQGAGGQNVNKVASAIHLRFDIPHSSLPKDVKQRLLDSNDSRITSDGVLIIKAQSFRTQDRNRDDALKRLKNAIQRCLKAPKKRIPTKPSKAAKRRRLEKKKQNAQKKSLRGKVDY from the coding sequence ATGTCTCTTTTTATAAGTAAAAATATTTCGCTGGGCGATTATGAAATAGAGCTTCAGGCCATCCGTGCTCAAGGTGCGGGTGGTCAGAATGTTAACAAGGTGGCCTCAGCGATACATCTACGTTTCGATATTCCCCATTCTTCTTTGCCTAAAGACGTTAAGCAACGCCTTCTTGATAGCAACGACTCGCGAATCACTTCAGATGGTGTCTTAATCATTAAAGCTCAAAGCTTCAGAACACAGGATCGCAACCGAGACGATGCCCTGAAACGCTTAAAAAATGCCATTCAACGTTGCTTAAAAGCCCCAAAAAAGCGCATTCCCACAAAGCCTTCAAAAGCAGCTAAACGCAGAAGGCTGGAAAAGAAGAAACAAAATGCCCAGAAAAAATCCTTACGAGGAAAAGTGGATTACTAG
- a CDS encoding PspC domain-containing protein, translating into MAQLKRSRDRVIAGVCGGIAKWLGWDVTMTRILYTLLTIFTAFAGVIVYIILWIVMPEE; encoded by the coding sequence ATGGCACAACTAAAACGTTCACGCGACAGGGTAATAGCTGGAGTTTGCGGCGGTATTGCAAAGTGGCTCGGTTGGGATGTCACAATGACACGCATACTGTATACACTTCTGACCATTTTTACCGCGTTTGCCGGTGTGATTGTCTATATTATACTCTGGATTGTAATGCCCGAAGAATAA
- a CDS encoding peroxiredoxin, with product MIKVGDKLPNVTVKVMTDDGPKDIQTDEIFADKKVVMFAVPGAFTPTCSAAHLPGFVVNYDKLKEKGVDTVACMAVNDAFVMDAWGKSQNADNIMMVADGNADFSEALGLEMDATGFGMGVRSKRFALVAEDGKVTELEIDEKGFEKSSAENILSKL from the coding sequence ATGATAAAAGTTGGAGATAAACTTCCAAACGTGACGGTTAAAGTTATGACTGACGATGGTCCAAAGGATATTCAGACCGATGAAATCTTCGCTGATAAGAAGGTCGTGATGTTTGCTGTTCCTGGTGCTTTTACACCGACTTGCTCGGCTGCTCATCTGCCAGGGTTCGTCGTGAATTATGACAAATTAAAAGAAAAAGGTGTGGATACTGTTGCCTGTATGGCGGTTAATGATGCTTTCGTAATGGACGCTTGGGGAAAGTCTCAAAATGCAGACAACATTATGATGGTGGCCGATGGTAATGCTGACTTCTCCGAAGCGCTTGGCTTAGAGATGGATGCTACTGGTTTTGGTATGGGTGTTCGCTCCAAACGTTTTGCTCTGGTTGCAGAAGATGGCAAGGTAACTGAGCTTGAAATCGATGAAAAGGGTTTTGAAAAAAGCTCTGCGGAGAATATCCTAAGTAAGCTGTAA
- a CDS encoding MlaC/ttg2D family ABC transporter substrate-binding protein — protein sequence MKNIMPKALITLTLLVLSFKSMAFADPKLHLEEVTKKISQEIMQNKEKIKTDAEYAKGLIKTYLLPEVDSEYMAKRILGKTYWMEATEEQRKKFIDEFIGLLLNSYAKGLANYDGQPITYDDTQYSRSGNLANVRSTIIPNEGEPILIDYRLKVQPDESWLVTDVIIEGVSMAKSYATQYREQIAKIGLEETLKRLEAENERAKNATEISDLKEQQT from the coding sequence ATGAAGAATATTATGCCTAAGGCATTGATAACATTAACATTACTGGTTTTGAGCTTTAAAAGCATGGCTTTTGCTGATCCTAAATTACACTTAGAAGAAGTGACAAAAAAGATCAGTCAGGAGATTATGCAGAATAAAGAGAAAATAAAAACTGATGCCGAGTACGCCAAAGGACTGATAAAAACCTACCTGCTTCCAGAGGTAGACAGTGAGTATATGGCTAAGCGAATTTTGGGCAAAACCTACTGGATGGAAGCCACAGAAGAGCAACGTAAGAAGTTTATCGATGAGTTCATCGGTTTACTTTTAAACAGCTATGCAAAAGGCCTTGCAAACTATGACGGTCAGCCTATTACCTATGATGACACGCAATACTCAAGAAGCGGTAATTTAGCGAATGTGCGCTCAACTATCATTCCGAATGAGGGTGAGCCTATTTTGATAGACTATCGTCTGAAGGTTCAACCAGACGAGAGCTGGCTGGTGACCGATGTGATTATTGAGGGCGTTAGTATGGCTAAAAGCTATGCGACCCAATATCGCGAACAAATTGCTAAAATCGGTTTAGAAGAAACGCTAAAACGACTGGAAGCTGAGAATGAAAGAGCGAAAAATGCTACGGAAATCAGCGATCTGAAAGAACAGCAAACATAG
- a CDS encoding TusE/DsrC/DsvC family sulfur relay protein produces MKIDLASLPRDKEGYLTDSSVWNEDIATAISEEEGIELNEDHWQVIWYVRRFYEEFNTSPSIRPLVKYLAKEWSSDKGNSIYLHLLFPDGPAKQATKIAGLPKPARCI; encoded by the coding sequence ATGAAGATAGATTTAGCATCACTTCCAAGAGACAAAGAAGGATACCTTACCGACTCTAGCGTGTGGAACGAAGACATAGCTACGGCCATAAGCGAAGAAGAAGGTATAGAGCTGAATGAGGACCACTGGCAGGTTATTTGGTATGTCAGACGGTTTTATGAAGAATTTAATACCAGTCCATCGATAAGGCCTCTAGTCAAATATCTGGCTAAAGAATGGTCCAGCGATAAGGGCAACAGCATCTACCTGCACCTGCTATTTCCTGACGGTCCGGCTAAGCAGGCAACAAAAATCGCCGGGCTACCCAAACCCGCTCGTTGTATCTAA
- the tusB gene encoding sulfurtransferase complex subunit TusB produces MKSLFILNNPKKLEQCLSAMSEEDHILLIEDAVSLCLRESSQSGFVLEEDLISRGYVNSSSNWKTIDYPKFVELTLEFDKAVTWL; encoded by the coding sequence ATGAAATCACTTTTTATTTTAAATAACCCCAAAAAACTTGAGCAATGTCTGTCAGCAATGTCGGAAGAAGATCATATATTACTTATAGAAGACGCAGTTTCACTATGTTTAAGAGAATCCTCACAAAGTGGATTCGTACTGGAAGAAGATCTGATATCCAGAGGCTACGTTAATTCGTCTTCTAATTGGAAGACCATCGACTATCCAAAGTTTGTAGAGCTTACTCTAGAATTTGATAAAGCAGTGACCTGGCTATGA
- the tusC gene encoding sulfurtransferase complex subunit TusC, which translates to MKRLSVIFNKAPYGSQAGRELLDIALMAAAFDMEISAIFIEDGIRQLLNNQQPDILHMKSHSPTFKAMELYGIETVLIDRDDLLKQNIAQEQLLEVAKITSGDVIKGHIAGSDFVFML; encoded by the coding sequence ATGAAGCGTTTAAGTGTTATCTTTAACAAGGCTCCTTACGGCTCACAAGCTGGCCGTGAGTTATTGGACATCGCGCTGATGGCAGCGGCCTTTGATATGGAAATTAGCGCAATTTTTATTGAGGACGGTATTAGGCAACTCCTGAACAACCAGCAGCCCGATATACTTCACATGAAAAGCCATAGCCCAACATTTAAAGCGATGGAGCTCTATGGGATAGAAACAGTCTTAATCGACAGAGACGATCTTCTAAAGCAAAACATTGCTCAAGAGCAATTGCTAGAAGTAGCTAAAATTACGTCTGGTGATGTTATCAAAGGCCATATTGCCGGTTCAGACTTTGTCTTTATGCTTTAG
- the tusD gene encoding sulfurtransferase complex subunit TusD — MAIFSLLITANPFSSQGQYSALQFAKTLLEQGHEIKRVFFYGDGVLVASRLNCPPSDEINLTKSWAKLAIQNDFELTVCVTAALKRGITNATEAERNALTGDNVDPAYEISGLGQLTEAMLESDRLITFG, encoded by the coding sequence GTGGCTATCTTTTCATTATTAATCACTGCAAACCCATTTTCGTCTCAAGGTCAATACAGCGCACTTCAGTTCGCAAAAACCTTATTAGAACAAGGGCATGAGATAAAAAGAGTTTTTTTCTATGGCGATGGGGTTTTGGTAGCAAGTAGGCTGAACTGCCCTCCTTCTGATGAAATAAATTTAACTAAGTCTTGGGCTAAATTAGCCATACAAAACGACTTTGAGTTAACCGTGTGTGTTACAGCGGCATTAAAAAGAGGTATCACCAATGCTACAGAGGCTGAGCGTAATGCTCTAACCGGTGATAATGTAGACCCAGCTTATGAAATCAGCGGCCTTGGTCAGCTCACAGAGGCCATGCTTGAAAGTGATCGGTTAATAACCTTTGGCTAA
- a CDS encoding dipeptidyl-peptidase 3 family protein gives MKLFTQKSTLCAISLSVLLALGGCSEQQETTSKEEVSEQKVEQVEAETTKEQTETQQEQTTEGSSEYSRFDIYAPFTLTSDLSHLSDNQKQMIGLLIETGKIMDNLFWYQSYGDKEELLSSIEDPKVKKFAEINYGPWDRLDGNEPFIDSYDQKPKGAQFYPEDMTVAEFEAWDQEGKKGLYSFVERNEEGNLTLVPYSVKFKQQLTQASDLLKQAAELAENEDFKNYLQLRADALVTDNYQPSDFAWMDMKNNPVEVVVGPIETYEDQLFGYRASFSTYVLIKDLEWSERLSKFAAFLPELQKGLPVEDKYKQEMPGTDSDLNAYDVVFYAGDSNAGSKTIAINLPNDEKVQLAKGTRRLQLKNAMRAKFDKILVPIAEELIAEDQRQHITFDAFFANTMFHEVAHGLGIKNTINNKGTVRSALKETASALEEGKADILGLYMVSKLYDKGEIADGELMDNYVTFLAGIFRSVRFGASSAHGKANMVRFNYFKDKGAFERNPETGEYRVNFNKMTQAMNDLSEKILVIQGNGDYEAGKALLNNQGVISEQLAKDLQLLEQKQIPVDVVFNQGKDILGIK, from the coding sequence ATGAAATTATTTACACAAAAATCCACGCTTTGTGCTATCAGCTTATCAGTGTTGTTAGCTCTTGGCGGCTGTTCAGAACAGCAGGAAACTACATCCAAAGAAGAAGTTTCAGAGCAAAAAGTTGAGCAAGTCGAGGCAGAGACTACTAAAGAACAGACTGAAACACAGCAAGAACAAACAACAGAAGGCTCTTCTGAATATTCCCGTTTCGATATTTATGCCCCATTTACTCTCACCAGCGATTTGAGCCACCTGTCTGATAACCAGAAGCAGATGATTGGCCTATTGATAGAGACTGGTAAAATTATGGATAACCTGTTCTGGTACCAGTCTTATGGTGATAAAGAAGAACTGCTGTCATCCATAGAAGACCCTAAAGTGAAAAAATTTGCTGAGATAAACTATGGCCCATGGGATCGTCTGGATGGTAACGAGCCATTTATTGACTCCTACGACCAAAAGCCTAAGGGCGCTCAATTCTATCCGGAAGATATGACGGTAGCAGAGTTCGAGGCTTGGGATCAGGAAGGAAAAAAAGGCTTATATTCTTTCGTCGAGAGAAATGAAGAAGGCAACCTGACCTTAGTGCCCTACTCTGTAAAGTTCAAACAGCAACTAACTCAAGCCAGTGATTTATTAAAGCAGGCAGCGGAACTGGCTGAAAATGAGGACTTTAAGAATTACCTACAGCTTAGAGCTGACGCCCTGGTTACTGACAACTATCAGCCATCTGACTTTGCCTGGATGGATATGAAAAACAACCCAGTTGAGGTCGTTGTTGGCCCTATTGAAACTTATGAAGATCAGCTGTTTGGCTATAGAGCTTCATTTTCTACTTATGTCCTGATTAAAGATTTAGAATGGAGCGAGCGTTTATCAAAATTCGCCGCATTCCTTCCTGAACTGCAAAAAGGCCTACCAGTAGAAGACAAATATAAGCAGGAAATGCCCGGCACGGACAGTGATCTCAATGCCTATGACGTTGTATTCTATGCCGGCGATAGTAATGCGGGCTCGAAAACAATTGCTATCAACTTACCAAATGATGAAAAAGTTCAGCTAGCCAAGGGTACTCGCCGTCTACAGCTTAAAAACGCAATGCGCGCAAAATTCGATAAGATTCTTGTGCCAATTGCAGAAGAGCTTATCGCTGAAGATCAGCGTCAACACATTACTTTTGATGCGTTCTTTGCTAACACCATGTTCCACGAAGTCGCTCATGGTCTGGGCATCAAAAACACCATCAATAATAAAGGCACTGTCCGCAGCGCATTAAAAGAGACAGCTTCTGCTCTGGAAGAAGGTAAAGCTGATATTCTAGGCCTTTATATGGTCAGCAAGCTGTATGACAAAGGTGAGATTGCCGATGGCGAGCTGATGGATAATTACGTGACCTTCCTCGCTGGAATCTTCCGCTCGGTCCGCTTCGGAGCCAGCAGTGCTCACGGCAAAGCAAACATGGTTCGCTTTAACTATTTCAAGGATAAAGGTGCATTTGAGCGTAACCCTGAGACGGGAGAGTATCGTGTTAACTTCAATAAAATGACGCAGGCAATGAATGACCTGTCTGAAAAAATTCTGGTTATCCAAGGTAATGGTGACTATGAAGCAGGTAAAGCGCTACTAAATAACCAGGGTGTTATCAGTGAGCAACTAGCCAAAGATTTACAGCTATTAGAACAAAAGCAGATCCCTGTAGACGTTGTTTTCAATCAAGGAAAGGACATCTTGGGAATAAAATAA
- a CDS encoding FAD-binding oxidoreductase has translation MPLPSFQVSLESNEIITPKVRKLVFKLDDPKTISYKPGQFVSFMLPSDDDRPIKRSYSISNMEKNTDGVTHIEFVIAYVDGGKASELFFNAEPGMTMEMTGPFGLLCLLEELPQRVFLVGTGTGVAPYRCMIEQIKARPDTEFHILFGAQYYEDMFYLDDFNEVAKLDHVHFHPCLSREDKEGCVSGYVQTKLAELNPNPETDMAYLCGNPNMVDEVFNMLQEKNFGVKQVKREKYVFSRF, from the coding sequence ATGCCACTTCCGAGCTTCCAGGTTAGCTTAGAAAGTAACGAGATTATCACCCCTAAAGTCCGTAAACTGGTTTTTAAACTGGACGACCCGAAAACCATCAGTTATAAACCCGGCCAGTTTGTCTCATTCATGCTGCCCTCAGATGACGATCGCCCTATCAAGCGCAGTTATTCCATTTCTAATATGGAAAAAAACACGGATGGCGTTACTCATATTGAGTTTGTGATCGCTTACGTTGACGGTGGCAAAGCTTCAGAGTTATTCTTCAATGCTGAGCCCGGCATGACCATGGAGATGACTGGTCCCTTCGGTCTGTTGTGTTTACTGGAAGAATTACCGCAGAGAGTCTTTCTGGTTGGTACTGGCACGGGAGTAGCTCCATACCGCTGCATGATTGAGCAAATCAAGGCACGTCCTGATACGGAGTTCCACATATTATTTGGTGCACAATATTACGAAGACATGTTTTATCTGGATGACTTCAATGAGGTCGCAAAGCTGGACCATGTGCACTTCCACCCATGCCTAAGCCGAGAAGATAAAGAAGGCTGTGTTTCGGGATACGTTCAAACAAAACTAGCTGAACTTAATCCAAACCCTGAAACTGACATGGCTTATCTTTGCGGCAACCCTAATATGGTTGATGAGGTGTTCAATATGTTGCAAGAGAAAAACTTTGGCGTAAAACAGGTTAAGCGCGAAAAATACGTATTCAGCCGCTTTTAA
- a CDS encoding choice-of-anchor H family protein, with product MMQKATTKFSAISAAVLLGLLGSTALNANDLAAEQTVATEVSSKATTAIAKRAKTTTVVNSKVDTQPLKGEPVSLQRQNTYISQKSDANLEEELKAFQALDLKAVPNKTRAEMKKLREDNGLPKSSNSTSKAAMGHLYLYDASVLLYGDDDGDGYYSQLRVDFDADAADDYYYDVYAELFIRRIGESQWTHYYTTDVFEIHYDDSSDEYSVTTRLNTGFPPDEYEVLIDLFEYGYSDIVDTLGPFDDYDLTNLYLEDKTYESIGGGSDTYVDNVKTEIFTDADGDGFYREFTLTFDIDTESTADRDVYVNLYQRRNGGEWYFETESDVFTVYGYSSEDAYEISGNWQSGYPTGYYDFRLEVIDAATGEVLDDVSPEFSPLLQVPLEDADDDTRTSTSNPPSSTTSSGHGGGGSTSLLTLGLLAVLGAWRRKLKC from the coding sequence ATGATGCAAAAAGCCACGACCAAATTTTCTGCGATATCGGCTGCTGTGTTGTTGGGTTTATTGGGCTCGACAGCGTTAAATGCAAACGATCTGGCCGCAGAGCAGACAGTTGCTACTGAAGTTAGCTCAAAAGCTACTACAGCTATTGCGAAGCGTGCAAAGACCACAACGGTAGTCAATTCAAAAGTCGATACACAGCCGCTGAAGGGTGAGCCAGTTTCTTTACAGCGCCAAAATACCTATATCAGTCAAAAGTCTGATGCCAATCTCGAAGAAGAGCTCAAGGCGTTTCAGGCTCTTGATTTAAAGGCCGTTCCTAATAAAACCCGAGCTGAAATGAAAAAGCTAAGAGAAGACAATGGCTTACCAAAGTCTTCAAATAGCACTTCAAAAGCAGCTATGGGACACTTATATCTCTATGATGCTTCTGTATTGCTATATGGAGATGATGACGGCGATGGTTATTATAGCCAGTTAAGGGTCGATTTCGATGCGGATGCTGCCGACGATTACTATTACGATGTATACGCTGAGTTATTTATTCGCCGGATTGGTGAATCCCAGTGGACACATTATTACACTACTGATGTGTTCGAAATTCACTACGATGACAGTAGTGATGAATACAGCGTGACAACCCGTTTAAACACTGGTTTCCCACCGGATGAATATGAGGTTCTAATCGATTTATTTGAGTATGGCTATTCAGATATCGTGGATACACTAGGTCCCTTCGATGACTACGATTTAACAAACCTCTACCTTGAAGATAAAACTTATGAATCAATTGGCGGTGGTAGCGATACCTACGTTGATAATGTCAAAACTGAAATCTTCACTGACGCTGACGGTGATGGTTTCTATCGAGAGTTCACTTTAACGTTTGATATTGATACTGAGAGTACTGCTGACAGAGACGTCTACGTTAATCTATATCAGAGAAGGAATGGTGGTGAATGGTATTTTGAAACAGAGTCTGATGTCTTTACCGTTTACGGCTATAGCTCTGAGGATGCCTATGAAATCAGTGGTAACTGGCAATCAGGATACCCTACGGGCTATTACGACTTCCGTCTCGAAGTGATTGATGCAGCTACTGGTGAAGTACTGGATGATGTATCACCAGAGTTTTCACCACTACTTCAGGTACCGCTTGAGGACGCTGATGATGACACCCGTACATCAACGTCTAACCCTCCGAGTTCAACGACCAGCTCGGGACATGGCGGTGGTGGTAGCACAAGCTTGCTGACACTTGGTCTTTTAGCAGTGCTCGGTGCCTGGAGAAGAAAACTAAAGTGTTAA
- a CDS encoding peptidylprolyl isomerase has protein sequence MKASARHILVKDEELCKKIKQTIEFGADFAALAKKYSLCSSAERGGELGVFRKGMMVKEFDDVVFTLPTKILHGPVKSCFGFHLIEILHRENT, from the coding sequence ATGAAAGCATCAGCAAGACATATCTTGGTAAAGGATGAAGAACTCTGTAAAAAAATAAAGCAAACCATAGAGTTCGGAGCAGACTTTGCCGCCTTAGCAAAAAAATATTCTTTATGTTCATCTGCCGAGCGAGGTGGTGAGCTGGGTGTGTTCAGGAAAGGGATGATGGTCAAGGAGTTCGATGATGTCGTATTCACTCTTCCAACAAAAATACTACACGGCCCCGTCAAAAGCTGTTTTGGCTTTCACTTGATTGAAATTCTACACCGAGAAAACACGTAA